A genomic window from Sulfurospirillum multivorans DSM 12446 includes:
- a CDS encoding Mrp/NBP35 family ATP-binding protein, which yields MLNKDTVLSALGGVKYPGFDKDIVTFGFVKDIDISDNNVYIEVEIVSSSKEVSDELKSKIEKAVAAIGASRVDVVVKQPKPPVEKSNSQSGKNMAPHIKNFVMVSSGKGGVGKTTTTVNLAIALASQGKKVGLLDADIYGPNVPRMMGVVDTHPEIVGQKVKPIVAYGVEMMSMGSLMENGQSLIWRGAMVMKAIEQLLRDILWSDLDVLFIDMPPGTGDAQLTLAQSVPVTAGICVTTPQQVALDDTERSLDMFQKLHIPIAGIMENMSGFICPETKKEYDIFGKGTTKPLADKFETIVIGEIPIEPAVREGGDAGKPVSFFHPESETAKRYQASARKLWECIEKVNAEGGASNEAIQPTMGINGAPSACSSTKK from the coding sequence ATGTTAAATAAAGATACTGTTTTAAGCGCGTTAGGTGGCGTAAAATACCCAGGTTTTGATAAAGATATTGTGACATTTGGTTTTGTTAAAGATATCGATATTTCTGATAATAATGTCTATATAGAAGTGGAAATTGTCTCTTCAAGTAAAGAGGTTAGTGACGAATTAAAAAGTAAAATCGAGAAGGCAGTTGCCGCCATTGGCGCAAGTCGTGTCGATGTTGTGGTTAAGCAACCAAAGCCTCCTGTTGAGAAAAGCAACTCACAATCTGGTAAAAACATGGCACCTCACATCAAAAATTTCGTTATGGTAAGCTCAGGAAAAGGCGGTGTGGGTAAAACAACCACTACCGTAAACTTAGCGATTGCACTTGCGAGTCAAGGCAAAAAAGTAGGGCTTTTGGACGCCGATATTTATGGACCAAACGTGCCTCGTATGATGGGTGTGGTAGATACGCATCCTGAAATTGTAGGACAAAAAGTCAAACCTATCGTTGCGTATGGCGTTGAGATGATGAGTATGGGCTCCTTAATGGAAAATGGTCAGTCGCTTATCTGGAGAGGTGCAATGGTCATGAAAGCGATCGAGCAACTCTTACGCGACATCTTGTGGAGTGATTTGGATGTTTTATTTATTGACATGCCTCCAGGAACCGGTGATGCACAATTAACTTTGGCGCAAAGTGTGCCTGTAACAGCAGGTATTTGTGTCACAACGCCGCAACAAGTCGCCCTTGATGATACCGAGCGAAGTTTAGATATGTTCCAAAAATTGCACATTCCAATCGCTGGAATCATGGAAAATATGAGTGGATTTATCTGTCCTGAGACGAAGAAAGAGTATGATATCTTCGGTAAAGGAACGACCAAACCATTGGCGGATAAGTTTGAAACCATCGTCATTGGTGAGATTCCTATTGAGCCTGCTGTTCGCGAAGGTGGAGATGCTGGAAAACCTGTGAGCTTCTTTCATCCTGAGAGTGAAACAGCAAAGCGTTATCAAGCATCTGCTCGCAAATTGTGGGAGTGCATTGAAAAAGTCAATGCAGAGGGGGGCGCTAGCAATGAAGCGATTCAACCAACGATGGGCATTAACGGAGCACCCAGTGCCTGTTCAAGTACAAAAAAATAA
- a CDS encoding response regulator: MKILIVENEIYLAQSIASKLMEIGHVCEIATSIKDALKDEKYDAILLSTNISGQNFYPVIEKHRSSIIILMISYISNDTVTNPIKAGACDYIQKPFMIEELIRKLQHLSDFKNLKKENETYKEYVKNLFSSANLEPLDKKIKFPVLIKTNFQKHADALVFNYAQTQNETFTFISLTQSNVYEKIARSGNEELLYIIDLQNLKKSEKLKIYNVLEGKHAIICSTDPNEESDFSKIEINTDSKILDQGDILCIDDYVKYVIFNFQNKFPDTELSKKLGISRKSLWEKRKKYGINKKK; encoded by the coding sequence ATGAAGATTTTAATCGTTGAAAACGAGATTTATCTCGCGCAAAGTATTGCCTCTAAGTTGATGGAAATTGGACATGTATGTGAGATCGCTACCAGCATCAAAGATGCACTTAAAGATGAAAAATACGATGCCATACTCCTCTCAACCAACATTTCTGGACAAAATTTTTACCCTGTGATCGAAAAGCATCGCTCTTCCATCATTATCTTGATGATCTCGTATATCAGTAACGATACGGTCACCAATCCGATCAAAGCAGGTGCATGTGATTACATTCAAAAGCCTTTTATGATCGAAGAGTTGATCCGAAAACTCCAACACTTAAGCGATTTTAAAAACCTCAAAAAAGAGAACGAAACGTACAAAGAGTATGTTAAAAACCTCTTTAGTAGCGCTAATCTGGAGCCTCTTGATAAAAAAATAAAATTCCCAGTTCTGATCAAAACCAATTTTCAAAAACATGCGGATGCACTTGTTTTCAACTATGCTCAGACGCAAAATGAGACGTTTACCTTTATCTCTTTGACACAAAGCAATGTCTACGAAAAGATCGCACGCAGTGGAAATGAGGAATTACTCTACATTATTGATCTTCAAAATCTCAAAAAAAGTGAAAAACTCAAAATCTATAACGTCCTGGAAGGCAAACATGCTATTATTTGTAGCACTGATCCTAATGAAGAAAGTGACTTTTCAAAAATCGAAATCAATACCGACAGTAAAATCTTAGACCAAGGTGATATTTTGTGTATTGATGATTATGTCAAATATGTCATTTTCAATTTTCAAAATAAATTCCCTGACACGGAACTCTCTAAAAAATTAGGAATATCACGTAAAAGTCTTTGGGAGAAAAGGAAGAAGTATGGAATCAACAAGAAAAAATAA
- a CDS encoding tetrahydrodipicolinate N-succinyltransferase N-terminal domain-containing protein, which produces MALRVSIDEADFKALVQEIEAQEGYKKPIGFGIARVDRGQLNPEKILQANFPVINWNENFGSAAILIAALQESGVVVDFTSSEFVYDVKKKFVKNAMNAFTPYLNLALGDAHKNVQVIKTLDWIAQTEKLKKDYRIVFLFEDDAPLSPEAVYLKLYALSTGKAPIRSLNLTGAFGVLENVAWSLGQPIELEWLRMHEVEMKLLGEFPLIESVDKFPRFLAHIIPADNTRILDASKVRMGAHLHAGTTIMPGASYVNFNAGTTGAVMVEGRISSSVVVGRGSDVGGGASILGVLSGTNGNPVSIGENTLLGANSVTGIPLGNGCIVDAGIAILEGTKIGVSASELTKIIEANPKVKLKKAGKEEMHFFKGLELSGLNGIHFRQNSLNGMIVAVRSKREIKLNSELH; this is translated from the coding sequence ATGGCGTTACGCGTGAGTATTGATGAAGCAGATTTTAAAGCATTGGTTCAAGAGATTGAAGCACAAGAGGGGTATAAAAAACCGATTGGTTTTGGTATCGCTAGAGTCGATCGCGGGCAATTGAATCCTGAGAAAATTTTACAAGCAAACTTTCCTGTTATTAACTGGAATGAAAACTTTGGAAGTGCTGCTATTTTAATTGCAGCACTTCAAGAAAGTGGTGTTGTTGTGGATTTTACCAGCAGTGAATTTGTGTATGATGTCAAGAAAAAATTTGTCAAAAATGCGATGAACGCGTTTACGCCTTATCTCAATCTTGCTTTGGGTGACGCGCATAAAAATGTTCAAGTGATTAAAACACTGGACTGGATCGCGCAAACAGAGAAGCTTAAAAAAGATTACCGTATTGTCTTTTTGTTTGAAGATGATGCCCCTTTGAGTCCAGAAGCCGTTTACTTGAAGCTTTACGCTCTTTCAACGGGAAAAGCTCCGATTCGCTCACTGAATCTCACCGGTGCATTTGGTGTGCTAGAGAATGTGGCATGGTCACTAGGACAACCGATTGAACTTGAATGGCTGAGAATGCACGAAGTTGAGATGAAACTCTTGGGTGAGTTCCCACTCATCGAGTCAGTCGATAAATTTCCACGTTTCTTAGCGCATATCATCCCAGCTGATAATACCCGCATCTTAGACGCCAGTAAAGTCAGAATGGGCGCACACCTGCATGCAGGAACGACCATTATGCCAGGTGCGAGTTATGTCAACTTCAATGCTGGCACGACGGGTGCTGTCATGGTAGAAGGGCGCATTAGCTCTTCCGTGGTTGTAGGTCGTGGCAGTGATGTCGGTGGTGGAGCAAGCATCTTAGGCGTGCTCAGTGGCACCAACGGCAATCCTGTGAGCATTGGTGAAAACACACTGCTTGGCGCTAACTCAGTCACGGGAATTCCTTTGGGAAATGGATGTATCGTCGACGCTGGTATTGCAATTTTGGAAGGAACGAAAATTGGGGTGAGTGCAAGTGAGCTTACGAAGATTATCGAAGCGAATCCTAAAGTAAAACTTAAAAAAGCAGGTAAAGAGGAGATGCACTTCTTTAAAGGCTTGGAGCTTTCAGGGTTAAATGGCATTCATTTTCGCCAAAATAGCTTAAATGGCATGATCGTCGCCGTTAGAAGTAAACGCGAGATTAAACTTAACAGTGAGCTTCATTAA
- a CDS encoding bifunctional 2-C-methyl-D-erythritol 4-phosphate cytidylyltransferase/2-C-methyl-D-erythritol 2,4-cyclodiphosphate synthase: MPDLTLVMLGAGSSTRFNQRVKKQWLRIDETPLWLFATQNLQQLSSFQHIIVTTSPDEHFYAQKFSDTITFVKGGETRQESLANALLHVKTTYVLVSDIARACIDQAMIDRILDEKEHADCVVPYLTVVDTVVYEEQTINRDQIKLIQTPQLSRTDMLKKALQTGTIYTDDSSAIKAMGGKVVYVLGNPEAKKLTCKEDSATISCLKAPSSNIFVGYGFDVHAYEEGKVMMLGGVEVHPTTGFKAHSDGDVAIHALIDALLGAAGAGDIGELFPDCDPRYKNVDSKLLLKEVCAFLAKVGFEIVHCDVCVMAEFPRLSAFKDKMRFCLADIMELSPIHVNVKATTTEKLGFVGREEGVAVSATATLKYYDWTNV, encoded by the coding sequence TTGCCCGATTTAACGCTTGTGATGTTAGGAGCAGGAAGTTCGACGCGCTTTAACCAACGTGTTAAAAAACAGTGGTTACGCATAGATGAAACTCCATTATGGCTTTTTGCAACCCAAAATCTTCAACAGCTTTCTTCTTTTCAACACATTATAGTGACAACCTCACCCGATGAGCACTTCTATGCCCAAAAATTTAGCGATACGATTACCTTTGTCAAAGGCGGCGAAACCAGACAAGAGTCGCTTGCCAATGCCCTTTTACATGTAAAGACGACCTATGTCCTCGTCAGCGACATCGCACGAGCGTGTATCGACCAAGCCATGATAGATCGAATCCTTGATGAGAAAGAACATGCAGACTGTGTTGTCCCCTACCTCACTGTTGTGGACACCGTTGTTTACGAAGAGCAGACGATCAACCGTGATCAGATAAAACTCATCCAAACCCCACAACTCTCACGCACCGACATGCTCAAAAAAGCCCTGCAAACAGGCACGATCTACACGGATGATAGCAGTGCGATTAAAGCGATGGGTGGAAAGGTAGTGTATGTTTTAGGAAATCCTGAGGCAAAAAAGCTTACATGTAAAGAAGATAGTGCTACTATCTCCTGCCTTAAAGCGCCTTCCTCCAACATTTTCGTGGGGTACGGTTTTGATGTACACGCCTATGAAGAGGGAAAAGTGATGATGCTTGGCGGTGTGGAGGTGCACCCAACGACAGGGTTTAAGGCACATTCCGATGGTGATGTCGCGATTCATGCGCTGATTGACGCGCTTTTAGGTGCTGCGGGTGCGGGTGACATTGGTGAACTTTTCCCCGATTGTGACCCACGTTATAAAAATGTTGATTCAAAACTTCTCCTCAAAGAGGTCTGCGCTTTTTTAGCCAAGGTAGGATTTGAAATTGTTCATTGTGATGTGTGCGTTATGGCAGAGTTTCCACGCTTAAGTGCTTTTAAGGATAAGATGCGTTTTTGTCTTGCCGACATTATGGAACTCTCTCCCATCCACGTCAATGTCAAAGCAACGACAACGGAAAAATTAGGATTTGTGGGAAGAGAAGAAGGTGTTGCTGTCAGTGCAACGGCTACATTAAAATATTATGATTGGACGAATGTATGA
- a CDS encoding GGDEF domain-containing protein: protein MQRLTDALSTFHALCLGMIIFALLVVELELIPTYAYYFIWQSTFVFLLIGIALSVYFNKSKLFVLLLFPLFFALCLAFPTTLFTKLGVSAFWHMVPLITALGYLLIYALQERGLFSSFGALRTSIGLIILGIGYAGLKYFSPTMQKALDTPILHVSLQGLAKASDFTLIIAIVSLLFIFLISMLFEVQSQKAPFWMLVAQMIPLLFLQESNHFILFCLVASLIAIAALVHDAYRMAYIDTLTGIPSRRALEERFLRLGSNYIIAMVDIDFFKKFNDTFGHDIGDDVLKLVAKEISHVKNGGKAYRYGGEEFTILFNGKKKEECIMALEEVREHIFRRGFVIRDKNRPEKAPKEKLKATSLKKERLSVSIGVALSAKGNTPQEVIKRADDALYKAKESGRNCLIYL from the coding sequence ATGCAACGACTCACAGACGCTCTTTCGACTTTTCATGCACTCTGTTTAGGGATGATTATCTTCGCACTATTAGTGGTAGAACTAGAGCTCATTCCCACATATGCTTATTACTTTATCTGGCAGAGTACCTTTGTTTTTTTACTGATTGGGATCGCGTTAAGTGTCTATTTCAATAAAAGCAAACTCTTTGTCCTCCTGCTTTTTCCTCTCTTTTTTGCACTCTGTTTAGCCTTTCCCACAACCCTTTTTACCAAACTGGGTGTTTCAGCGTTTTGGCATATGGTGCCTCTGATCACAGCGCTTGGATACTTGCTGATTTATGCACTGCAAGAGCGTGGACTGTTTAGCTCGTTTGGAGCACTACGTACCAGCATTGGTCTGATCATCCTTGGCATTGGTTATGCGGGACTTAAATATTTTTCACCAACGATGCAAAAAGCACTCGATACCCCCATTTTACATGTAAGCCTTCAAGGTCTTGCAAAAGCCAGCGATTTTACCCTGATTATTGCGATTGTATCGCTGCTGTTTATCTTTTTAATCTCAATGCTTTTTGAAGTTCAAAGCCAAAAAGCCCCATTTTGGATGCTTGTCGCGCAGATGATTCCCCTGCTCTTTTTGCAAGAGAGCAACCATTTCATTCTCTTCTGCCTTGTGGCGTCACTCATAGCGATTGCGGCACTCGTTCATGATGCGTACCGTATGGCATACATTGACACGCTCACTGGCATTCCTTCAAGGCGCGCATTGGAAGAGCGTTTCTTGCGCCTAGGTTCTAACTACATCATCGCCATGGTCGACATCGACTTCTTTAAAAAGTTTAATGACACCTTTGGACACGATATAGGCGATGACGTTTTAAAGCTCGTCGCCAAAGAGATCAGCCATGTCAAAAATGGCGGAAAGGCGTACCGTTACGGTGGCGAAGAGTTCACCATTTTATTTAATGGGAAGAAAAAAGAGGAGTGTATTATGGCGCTTGAAGAGGTACGAGAGCATATTTTCAGACGTGGTTTTGTCATTCGCGATAAAAATCGTCCCGAAAAAGCGCCTAAAGAGAAACTTAAAGCCACCTCCCTTAAAAAAGAACGACTCTCTGTTAGCATTGGTGTGGCACTCTCCGCCAAAGGCAACACACCTCAAGAGGTGATTAAACGTGCGGATGACGCGTTGTATAAAGCCAAAGAGAGTGGACGGAACTGTCTCATTTACTTATAA
- a CDS encoding sulfate adenylyltransferase has protein sequence MESTRKNNRQLFLDKEFLATLALAKEGILHPVDKLMNSAEAKEVEESGYYKGKPFPFPFIIAPAGEKNREVLTTAYQGEPLDFVVDGKIKGTIIVDEVFEVDKKKRIEQIFGTYDVSNPETQTFLKRLGDIAVCGEYELQFEDIKNVKNKIADAKAQLGAKNVSAMMINAKPFHRAHERVIRITLEKCDMLVIFLLKPYKQDLLSYELRLKALQYFVDNYLPKNRVVIVPFENTYLFTSYKNAVLDAICASNFGCNKLVLGQHHSGIGVYYDQNEMKSILDHYEDLEIDIEIITEFVYCNECKTLVSTNTCPHGGHHHIKYHAESLLEILKVGMLPPAIFMRKDISALLLSDLFKNRFENIGKIYDAIFPNSGLLENHDERDFYLELMRLHQTTSLT, from the coding sequence ATGGAATCAACAAGAAAAAATAACCGACAACTCTTTTTAGATAAAGAATTTTTAGCAACCCTTGCCTTGGCAAAAGAGGGTATATTGCACCCTGTTGATAAGCTGATGAACAGCGCAGAAGCCAAAGAGGTTGAAGAGAGTGGTTACTACAAAGGCAAGCCTTTCCCTTTCCCCTTTATCATAGCGCCCGCCGGTGAAAAAAACAGAGAGGTGTTAACCACAGCGTATCAAGGAGAACCTCTTGATTTTGTGGTGGATGGCAAAATCAAAGGCACCATCATCGTGGATGAAGTTTTTGAGGTCGATAAAAAAAAGCGCATCGAGCAAATTTTTGGAACCTATGACGTCTCAAATCCTGAGACACAAACATTTCTCAAGCGCCTGGGTGATATCGCTGTGTGTGGTGAGTATGAACTGCAATTTGAGGACATTAAAAATGTCAAAAATAAAATTGCTGATGCCAAAGCACAACTCGGAGCCAAAAACGTCTCAGCCATGATGATCAACGCAAAGCCGTTTCACAGAGCCCATGAGCGCGTTATTCGTATTACCCTTGAGAAGTGCGATATGCTCGTTATCTTTTTGCTCAAACCTTATAAACAAGACCTTCTCTCCTATGAGTTGCGTCTGAAGGCGTTGCAATATTTTGTCGATAACTATTTGCCAAAAAACCGTGTCGTAATCGTTCCCTTTGAAAACACTTACCTCTTTACCAGTTATAAGAACGCTGTTTTAGATGCCATTTGTGCCTCAAATTTCGGATGTAATAAGCTCGTTCTAGGACAACATCACAGCGGTATTGGCGTCTATTACGATCAAAATGAGATGAAGTCTATTTTGGATCATTACGAAGATTTAGAGATTGATATTGAGATTATCACTGAATTTGTCTACTGCAATGAGTGCAAAACACTGGTCAGTACCAACACTTGCCCGCACGGTGGACACCATCATATCAAGTATCATGCTGAGTCGTTGCTTGAGATTTTAAAAGTGGGAATGCTTCCACCTGCTATTTTTATGCGCAAAGATATTTCAGCACTGCTTTTAAGTGACCTCTTTAAAAATCGTTTTGAAAATATTGGAAAGATTTATGACGCCATTTTCCCTAACAGCGGACTTTTAGAGAACCATGATGAACGTGATTTCTACCTTGAACTGATGCGTTTACACCAAACCACTTCACTGACATAA